In the Chloroflexota bacterium genome, CATCCCCTGGCCCCTTCTCCCCCGCGTTGTGGGGGAGCAGGGGAATCGTTCTTGGGGAGGTGCGCGGCGGCGCAGCCGCCGCGCACCTCCCCTTTGTTTTTCGCCCCTCCCCGCGAAAGCGGGGAGGGGTCGGGGGTGGGGTTGATGTATGTGAGCGAGTCTGCCTGTGGCGTCATCCCAGGCGGTTGAGCGGGTCAACCAATCGATCAACGCCCATGCTGAGTACTGCTGTTACGCACTCATGACAACTACCCAGTAAACAAGTACGACTACGTATTATGCTTGAGCGCCCGTTCGACGGATTGGATTTCGACTTGGATTTGATCCTGGATACTTCGCAAGATGGTCTGCGTGTGCTGCAGCTGCGTGAGGAGGTGCGTCAGTGGACGTGCGCGCTGCGGGTTCCCAGGCGCAGGATCAGTTGAGGTCGTGGCGGCAACTATTCTCGCGTACACTTTGCGCGTGCGATCGGCGGGGGGCACGCTAAGTTCTTCGCGCAACGCGCTGACGCACCGGTCATACTGTCTCAATGCGGCCGTGCGATCGCCGCAAAGGTAGTAGAGGCGCATCATGCGTCGATGAGTTCGCTCGTGGGCACGGTCGCGGCAAAGCATCAGTTCGCCGTATGACAGACCACTCTCATACAGTCCCTGTGCCTCGCAATAACTCATGAGCTTGTCCACCATCGAGAGGTACATATGTTCCATCCGCTCGCGCTGGCGCAACGCCCAATCCTGATACCATCCGAGCAGGAGATCATCGCGGTATAACTCGACCGCGACTTGTAAATCCCGTAGATTCCCGTGATCGAGATCGGCCCCACGCGTATCTTTTGCACGGGTGTACGCCTCCTCAAATAGGGCGACATCGAGTTGAAATTCAGCCTGCGGGTTGATGGTGATCCAATCAGGCTCGATGTCTAGCATGGCGGCCGAGAAAGGCGCCAGCGCGCTCTGCAACTGCCACAGAGTTTGGCGCAGGTATTTCTTGGACTGCGGCGTGGGCTGGTCGCCATACAAGACGCCGGCGAGTGACTCGCGCGAATGCAAGTGGGCGCGATGCAGGAGAAGATAGCTGAGTAGTTCCTGGACTTTGCGGACGTCAAAACCGGCTGCGGCTTGTGCATCACACTCGACACGAAACTTGCCGAACAGGAAAACTTGCAGTGTGGCCATGGCTTCTCCTTGCGCTGTGTGCTCAACAGGTAGTGCAGGGTCGAAGACAGTGTCGGGCGGGAAGAGACGTTGAATATGGTTGTGGCGCTCCAGTCACAACCGGATGGTTCAATAGTCCACAGATGCGGGTGTGTTGGCCTACTATATCACCGCTGGCAGCCATCGCAGCCAAAGTCGGTGTCAGTCCAATCTGCCCGGAAAAGGTGTGTTGTGAGTGCTGTGGTGGCGAGCGGCGCGCGAGTTTTACGATCTCCCTCAGATGCCGGCATCAGCATATCGGTGAGGGCGGACGAGGACTACGAGCGCCTGTCGTGCGCGGTTGCGGAATGGGATTTCGCAGAACGGCTGTCCCACTCGATTGCGAGGGCCGCTGAAGATAGATCAGCGACATGATTAGGGGAGATTATACATTAAGGTCTGATCTCGTCAAACCATGTGTGCTTCTGGCAGCAATTCTCATTTTGGCCCTGGGCGGGTACTTTCCATTGCCAGCTTGCTATGAACTGGCCCCCCTGGTGCTTGTCACGCATGCTGGCTCGCCAAGAAAGCGGCGTTGCCCTCCCCCGACCCCCTCCCAACTTCGTTGGGAGGGGGTCGGGGGGGAGGGCAGCATGACGTACTCGTCGAATCGGTTTGCGCGATAGGCGTCTGAGCACCAGCGCATGACAAGCCGGCATTGGAAAGTACCGGCCAAAGCCCAATGGAGAACTGCTGTCTGTGACCGCAGGCATTTGACGATCTGACCATCCCGCCAATATAATACCGCCATCACCCAGGCGCTCGACTGCCCAGACCAAGCCTAACAGGAGGAAGTGTGGAGATTACCACCAAGCGGCTGGAACGCGTTGACATCGTGAAGGTCAGCGGACGCGTCGACCATCAGACCGCCCCCGATCTTGAGAAGACCCTGCGCGCGATCATTGATGAGGGCCGCCACCGCATCGTCGTGGACCTCGCCGAGACGGCCTATATCAGCAGCGCCGGGCTGAAGGCGCTGCAGGCGACCGCCAAGCTGGCGCGCGGCGGCATCTCCGGCGGCGACCTGCGACTGGTTGGCCTCAAGCCGAACATCAAAGAGATCTTCGACACGATCGGCTTCACGCAGTTGTTCAAGATCTACGACGATCAGGTGGACGCAGTCGGCAGCTTCTAGGCCGGCGTTCCAAATGTAACTCCTGCGCCGCCAACGCTCGCCCTCTGCGGCAAGCGTCATGGCGGCGCGGGGCTATCCCCTCACGCGTTCCATGACAACGACGAGCATCTGCGTGCCTGCGCGCGGCGACCAGTTGGCCGCGATCGGCGATTTCGTCACGGCGGCCGCCGCGGCCGCCGGGCTCGATCGGCGCGCCGTCTACCACGTCCAGACGGCGGTAGACGAGGCGTGTGCCAACATCATCTATCACGCTTACGACTTCGAGGGCCAGGGGTCGATCGAGATGTCGTGCGAGTGTCGCGGTGCGGAGTTCATCGTCACCATCGTGGACACCGGGCGCCCCTTCGATCCGCTGGCCGTGCCGACCCCCGACGTGAACGCCGATCTGAAAGACCGTAAAGAGGGCGGGCTTGGCCTGTACCTCATGCAGAAGTTGATGGACGATGTGCGCCACGAATTCCGCGACCGGCACAATCTGCTGACGATGGTCAAGCGGATCGCGTGAGCGCCAGAGCGATTCAAAAATCGCATGGGTCACCGTGCGACCGTGCCCTGAGCCTGTCGAAGGGCGGGAAGATGCGCGCGCTTCGACCCCGTCTGCGACTCGCCCCGCGCAGTTTGCGGGGGTGGGCGGTACGGCAAGCTCAGCGCCCGTTTCGTCGGATTTTCATCATACACTACGACTATTGAATGGTCCTGCGTGAGCGCTGAGAAAGTCCACTTTCACGCCAGCGATGGCGTCCGGCTGGAAGCGTTGTGGCAGGCGCCCGCCGACGCCCGGCCCGGCCCCGCGGTCATCATCGCCCATTCACACGCGCTGCTGGCGGGCGGGCACATGCACACCCACCTGCTGCGCGCGCTCAGCGCGGCGCTGCTGGCGCACGGCATCGCGGCGCTGCGCCTGAACTTTCGCGGCGTGCAGGGCAGCGCGGGCGCGTTCGATGACGGGCGCGGCGAACTGCACGACCTGGCTGGCGCGGTCGATGTTGCCGCCGCGCACCGAGGCGTGGATCCGGATCGGCTGGCGCTGGCCGGCTACTCGTTCGGTTCGCGCGTGGCGCTGCCGTATGCGCTGACCGATCCACGCATCAAGGCGGTCGCCACGCTCGGCTTCCCGGCGCGCCGGTTCGTGCAGTCGACCCTCGACCTGCACATTCCGGTCTTGCTGCTGGCGGGAGAAGCCGACACGACCACGCCGCTTCATTACATTGAGCAGTTCCACGCCCGGCACCCGACGACGACCTTGCATGTCATGCCGGGCGCCAATCATCATTTCCACGGCGAAGAGCCGCAGGCCGCGGAAGCGGTCGCGCAGTTTTTCCAGTTGCATCTCTGATCTCCGTATGTCGCTGTTATTGCACCCTGCACCCGGAGCCGGGCGCATCACCGCGCGGTAGCCGTCCGCCGTAACCGCTTATGAAGCGCCTTGCGTGGGCTGCAGCATTGGTCGCCGCGCTGGCTGTGCTGGCTGCGGGCGGCGTCTTCGGCGCGTTGCAGCTTGAAGAGCGCAACGAGTTCTGCGCGTCGTGCCATACCGAGCCGGAAACGGCTTACCTTGCGCGCACGATGCAAAGTGCGCCGTCCGATCTGGCATCGGCGCACGTGACGGCACGCACCGCGCGCTGCATCGACTGCCACAGCGGCGCCGGTACGGCCGGCCGCGTGGCCGGGCTGCGGCAGGGCGCGTTGGACCTCGCGGCCTACCTCTCCGGCGCGTACCACCGTCCCGCGGTGACGACCGGCCCGCTGGCCGATGCCAACTGCGTGCGCTGCCACGACCGCATCTTCGAGTCGCGTAATCTGCGCAATCATTACCATTTCTATCTGTTGAACTGGCAAGCGAAGGAGCCGGGCCACGCCGCGCGCTGTGTGGACTGCCACACCAGCCACACGCAGGGTCCCAGCCGCACGCTCAAATACGCCGTCGACGCCAAACTGAACCCGGTCTGCGCCGCCTGCCACACCTTCTCCGGCATCCGCTCGTAGCCACGGCACCCGCGGGTGGTAGGGGCGTGGTAGGGGCCGACCTGTGTGTCGGCCCGCGGTTCGCCCCTACGAGATTCCAGCAATTCCTGGGTGTACCCCGGCGCGGGCGGCTTAATGTCTGATGAGAGCGGCGACAGCGCTGAAACTTCCCCGCCTGCCGGCGCGTGCTATCGGTGAACTTGGTACACAGGAGGCCACACCATGCCGCTGACTCGCAGACAATTCCTATCCGGCGCTGCGCTGGCCGCGACCGCCGCTTCCGTTGCCGGCTGTGCCGACTGGATGGCCGGGCTTGACGAGAAACCGCCGGTCACGCCCGCCGGCCTGCCGCCCACGCCGGGTTCCGTGACACCCGCCGCGACGAGCGCCGCCGGTATGCCGGCCGTCTTGCCGACACCGGCCGCGATGCCGCCACCGTCGGCCGCCGCGCTCCTGCTGTCGCGCATGACGTTTGGCCCGCGCCCCGGCGACGTGGAGCAGGTCGCCGGGTTGGGGCTCGACAAATATATCGAGCAGCAGCTGAACCCGGACGCCATCGACGACGGCAAGATGGTCAAGCTGCTTGCCACATTCCCCACGCTGTCGATGGGCCTGCACGATCTGATCGACACCTACCCGCAGCCGAAGCCGCAGGCCAAACCCGACCCTAAAGCGACCCCGGCCCCCGCCGCCACGCCTGTGCCCGGCGCGACACCGGGCCGCCCGGCGCGCCCGCCGCGCCCGCCAGGGCCGGGAGCCGTCATGCAGGAGTTGCAGGAGGCGACGCTCGTGCGCGCCATCTACAGCGAGCGCCAGCTTTACGAGGTGATGGTCGATTTCTGGACCAATCACATCAATATTTATATGGACAGCGGCGTCATCCGCTGGGCCAAGACCGTGGACGACCGCGAGGTGATCCGCAAGCATGCGTTGGGTAACTTCAAGGCGATGCTGACGGCCAGCGCCAAAAGCCCGGCGATGCTGGAGTACCTGAACAACCGCGAGAGCGTGAAGGGCAAGCCGAACGAGAACTACGCCCGCGAGATCATGGAACTGCACACGCTCGGCGTGGACGGTGGCTACACCTACACGGACATCCAGAATGTGGCGCGCGCCTTCACCGGCTGGACGATCGCGCCGCCGCGCGCCGCGCTCCTGTTTGGCGACGGCTACGTCTTCAACCCGCGCACGCACGACGACGACGAGAAGACCGTGCTCGGCGTGAAGCTACCGAAGGGCGGCGGCGAGAGCGATGGGCTGAAAGTGATCGACCTGCTCTGCGATCATCCCTCGACCGCAAAATACCTGGCGACCAAGCTCGTGCGGCGCTTTGTCTCGGACACGCCGCCGCCTGCGCTGGTGGACAAAGTGGCCGCCGCGTACACGCAGACAAAGGGCGATATCAAGCCGATGCTGCGCGTGATACTGCAGTCAGGCGAACTGCGCGCGTCGTTCGGCCGCAAGGTGCGCCGCCCGCTGGAGTATGTGGCTGGCGTCATGCGCGCGCTCGACGTGCAGATCGATCCCGCCGATGCCGACATCCTGCGCGCGGTGATGACCAACCTCGGCCAGCCGCTCTTTCTCTGGCACACGCCCGACGGCTACCCGGA is a window encoding:
- a CDS encoding STAS domain-containing protein yields the protein MEITTKRLERVDIVKVSGRVDHQTAPDLEKTLRAIIDEGRHRIVVDLAETAYISSAGLKALQATAKLARGGISGGDLRLVGLKPNIKEIFDTIGFTQLFKIYDDQVDAVGSF
- a CDS encoding ATP-binding protein, encoding MTTTSICVPARGDQLAAIGDFVTAAAAAAGLDRRAVYHVQTAVDEACANIIYHAYDFEGQGSIEMSCECRGAEFIVTIVDTGRPFDPLAVPTPDVNADLKDRKEGGLGLYLMQKLMDDVRHEFRDRHNLLTMVKRIA
- a CDS encoding dienelactone hydrolase family protein; this encodes MSAEKVHFHASDGVRLEALWQAPADARPGPAVIIAHSHALLAGGHMHTHLLRALSAALLAHGIAALRLNFRGVQGSAGAFDDGRGELHDLAGAVDVAAAHRGVDPDRLALAGYSFGSRVALPYALTDPRIKAVATLGFPARRFVQSTLDLHIPVLLLAGEADTTTPLHYIEQFHARHPTTTLHVMPGANHHFHGEEPQAAEAVAQFFQLHL
- a CDS encoding NapC/NirT family cytochrome c; this encodes MKRLAWAAALVAALAVLAAGGVFGALQLEERNEFCASCHTEPETAYLARTMQSAPSDLASAHVTARTARCIDCHSGAGTAGRVAGLRQGALDLAAYLSGAYHRPAVTTGPLADANCVRCHDRIFESRNLRNHYHFYLLNWQAKEPGHAARCVDCHTSHTQGPSRTLKYAVDAKLNPVCAACHTFSGIRS
- a CDS encoding DUF1800 domain-containing protein yields the protein MPLTRRQFLSGAALAATAASVAGCADWMAGLDEKPPVTPAGLPPTPGSVTPAATSAAGMPAVLPTPAAMPPPSAAALLLSRMTFGPRPGDVEQVAGLGLDKYIEQQLNPDAIDDGKMVKLLATFPTLSMGLHDLIDTYPQPKPQAKPDPKATPAPAATPVPGATPGRPARPPRPPGPGAVMQELQEATLVRAIYSERQLYEVMVDFWTNHINIYMDSGVIRWAKTVDDREVIRKHALGNFKAMLTASAKSPAMLEYLNNRESVKGKPNENYAREIMELHTLGVDGGYTYTDIQNVARAFTGWTIAPPRAALLFGDGYVFNPRTHDDDEKTVLGVKLPKGGGESDGLKVIDLLCDHPSTAKYLATKLVRRFVSDTPPPALVDKVAAAYTQTKGDIKPMLRVILQSGELRASFGRKVRRPLEYVAGVMRALDVQIDPADADILRAVMTNLGQPLFLWHTPDGYPDEAAAWINTNGMLARWNIALNLAIAGARGIKADVRAPTTASGAKTAEQVVDFWLDRLLHRGMAAGDRQRLVSYLTDGAANFALNELVLRVKVPGLVALILSSPDYQYR